The proteins below come from a single Sorghum bicolor cultivar BTx623 chromosome 4, Sorghum_bicolor_NCBIv3, whole genome shotgun sequence genomic window:
- the LOC8068600 gene encoding protein JINGUBANG — MNSASEQELSQIRQHEPAEAMLSQAVSLSSQPSLPSLPSLGPRDLNVSPCHHRCVATLRDHASYVSALAFDGHSLYSASSDGRIRVCPLGDASGRQEQQRDDDDGCRATVVVAACDSSVKCLLATGSNGLLLSSHQDGKIMAWRTGSRKDGTPRLVLRAVLPTCVDRLLTFLLPWSYVQVRRHRWRTWVHHVDAVTALAVSPDGALLYSASWDRSVKVWRLPGFRCVESIAAAHDDAINALEVSPDGHVYTGSADKKIKAWRRHPERRNKHVLVQTMERHRSAVNALALGADGKVLYSGACDRSVVVWERADGGAGRMEATGTLRGHAKAILCLAAAGDVVCSGSADRTVRVWRRGAENNTGYTRLAVLEGHGAPVKSLALVYGRDRGLFSGWGDPEEGSSGGGGGAGAGGHCAIVCSGALDGEVKIWSVLFPVLL, encoded by the coding sequence ATGAATTCCGCCAGTGAGCAAGAGCTGAGCCAAATCCGGCAGCACGAGCCTGCAGAAGCTATGCTCTCTCAGGCCGTGTCGCTCTCGTCGCAACCAAGCCTTCCTTCCCTGCCATCGTTAGGTCCCCGCGACCTAAACGTCAGCCCTTGCCACCACCGGTGCGTCGCCACCCTCAGAGACCACGCCTCCTACGTCTCGGCCCTCGCCTTCGACGGCCACTCGCTGTACAGCGCCTCGTCGGACGGCCGCATCAGGGTGTGCCCATTGGGCGACGCGAGCGGGAGGCAGGAACAGCAacgggacgacgacgacggttgCAGGGCTACGGTGGTCGTTGCGGCGTGCGACAGCTCCGTGAAGTGTCTTCTCGCCACGGGCAGCAACggtctcctcctcagctcccacCAAGACGGCAAGATCATGGCGTGGCGGACCGGAAGCAGGAAGGATGGGACCCCGCGCCTCGTTCTGCGCGCCGTCCTGCCGACCTGCGTGGACCGGCTGCTGACGTTCCTGCTCCCGTGGAGCTACGTGCAGGTCCGGCGGCACCGGTGGCGCACCTGGGTGCACCACGTGGACGCGGTCACCGCGCTCGCGGTGTCCCCGGACGGCGCGCTCCTGTACTCGGCGTCATGGGACCGGAGCGTCAAGGTGTGGCGGCTACCGGGGTTCCGATGCGTGGAGTCCATCGCGGCCGCGCACGACGACGCCATCAACGCGCTGGAGGTGTCGCCCGACGGGCACGTGTACACCGGCTCCGccgacaagaagatcaaggcgtGGAGGCGCCACCCGGAGCGGAGGAACAAGCACGTGCTCGTGCAGACGATGGAGCGCCACAGGTCGGCGGTGAACGCGCTCGCTCTAGGAGCCGACGGGAAGGTGCTCTACTCCGGCGCGTGCGACCGGTCGGTGGTGGTGTGGGAGCGGGCCGACGGCGGCGCCGGGCGCATGGAGGCCACTGGCACGCTCAGAGGACACGCCAAGGCGATCCTGTGCCTGGCGGCGGCCGGGGACGTGGTGTGCAGCGGCTCCGCGGACAGGACGGTGAGGGTGTGGAGGAGGGGAGCGGAGAATAATACGGGGTACACTCGCCTGGCCGTCCTGGAAGGCCACGGCGCGCCTGTGAAGAGCCTAGCTTTGGTGTACGGACGTGACCGCGGCTTGTTCAGCGGTTGGGGCGATCCAGAAGAGGGATCgtccggtggtggtggtggcgccggcgccggcggccatTGTGCTATTGTTTGCAGTGGCGCGTTGGACGGCGAGGTGAAGATTTGGAGCGTATTGTTTCCGGTTCTCTTGTAG